A window of the Tessaracoccus sp. MC1865 genome harbors these coding sequences:
- a CDS encoding ABC transporter substrate-binding protein, producing MSSPFRLSRRQLLVAGGLTLGTSALAACGGGSSSSGEASSIVKVGSYQSDEIPKKAFADMMAAFDGGDVEINTIQHETFKEGINNYLQGNPDDVFTWFAGYRARYFAERGLVGDLSDVWANIDGMPESMKVASTSGDGKQVFIPSTYYPWAVFYRPSLFQERGYTEPTTIDEWITLNERMLADGLTPIGFADKDGWEAMGTFDMLNLRVNGYDYHVSLMAGEEAWDGDKVKNVFKLWSDLMPYHEADSLGRTWQEAAQGLIQNRTGVYVMGMFVQQQFAAAGLEDDLDFFIFPEADPAIGAKVVEAPVDGFMMAADPKNPELAKELLAYLATPEAVAYTVKADPSVIAANSKADQSSYNALQKKAVKVIEEAEAISQFLDRDSRPDFANTVVGPALQSFIQDPSQIDSILSNVEEQKKSIFASE from the coding sequence ATGTCGTCACCATTCAGGCTCTCCCGCAGGCAGCTCCTCGTCGCAGGCGGACTTACCCTCGGCACCAGCGCCCTCGCCGCATGCGGCGGTGGATCCTCCTCGTCGGGGGAGGCCTCGTCGATCGTCAAGGTCGGCTCCTACCAGTCCGACGAAATCCCCAAGAAGGCATTCGCCGACATGATGGCGGCGTTCGATGGCGGAGACGTCGAGATCAACACCATCCAGCACGAGACCTTCAAGGAGGGCATCAACAACTACCTCCAGGGAAACCCCGACGACGTCTTCACGTGGTTCGCCGGCTACCGGGCCCGCTACTTCGCGGAGCGTGGCCTGGTGGGCGACCTCAGCGACGTCTGGGCCAACATCGACGGGATGCCCGAGTCGATGAAGGTGGCCTCCACCAGCGGCGACGGCAAGCAGGTCTTCATCCCCAGTACCTACTACCCGTGGGCCGTGTTCTACCGCCCCAGCCTCTTCCAGGAGCGCGGCTACACCGAGCCCACGACGATCGACGAGTGGATCACGCTCAACGAGCGGATGCTGGCCGACGGCCTCACCCCCATCGGCTTCGCCGACAAGGACGGCTGGGAGGCGATGGGCACCTTCGACATGCTGAACCTGCGCGTCAACGGCTACGACTACCACGTCTCGCTCATGGCGGGCGAGGAGGCCTGGGACGGTGACAAGGTCAAGAACGTCTTCAAGCTGTGGAGCGACCTCATGCCTTACCACGAGGCCGACTCGCTCGGCCGCACCTGGCAGGAAGCCGCTCAGGGACTCATCCAGAACCGCACCGGCGTCTACGTCATGGGCATGTTCGTCCAGCAGCAGTTCGCAGCCGCTGGCCTCGAGGATGACCTCGACTTCTTCATCTTCCCCGAGGCGGATCCCGCGATCGGTGCGAAGGTGGTCGAGGCCCCCGTCGATGGCTTCATGATGGCCGCGGACCCGAAGAACCCGGAGCTCGCCAAGGAGCTGTTGGCCTACCTCGCCACGCCCGAGGCGGTCGCCTACACCGTCAAGGCCGATCCGTCGGTCATCGCGGCCAACTCCAAGGCCGACCAGTCGAGCTACAACGCGCTGCAGAAGAAGGCCGTCAAGGTCATCGAGGAGGCGGAGGCCATCTCGCAGTTCCTCGACCGTGACTCCCGCCCCGACTTCGCCAACACCGTCGTCGGCCCCGCGTTGCAGTCCTTCATCCAGGACCCGAGCCAGATCGATTCGATCCTCAGCAACGTCGAGGAACAGAAGAAGTCGATCTTCGCGAGCGAGTGA